The Sorghum bicolor cultivar BTx623 chromosome 6, Sorghum_bicolor_NCBIv3, whole genome shotgun sequence genome contains the following window.
CTAAGCTCCCATGATTGATAAAGTTTTGGGAAAAATTAAACAATAGCCGCCATTGGCCTGTTCCTTTCCCTTCCATAAGAGCCCATGGCAAATTTTGTCGATAGCCTTGATTACTCTTCCCAGGAGATCTGCAGCAtatttaacttttttttttgcgaagatTTAACTATTTTATTTTGTATAAGCTGATCGGGTTCTTTTAGCTATCCTATGTGGTACATTGTTTTCTTGTTTCTCTCTAGTGATGAGTCACTTCCTGCTTTGTGTTTCTAGGTGACTGATAAGCCAAGGGCAATTCATTTACAAAGTGTTAATGGGGACATTAAGTTCCATGATGTTACATTTAGATATGTTGATGGCATGCCTCCAGTAGCAGATGGTGTGAATCTTCATATTAGACCAGGAGAAATAATTGCTTTTGTTGGACCTTCTGGTGGAGGAAAAACTACTCTTGCCAAATTACTCCTCCGTCTTTATCATCCACAAAGTGGTATTGAACTAAACAGCAGTAAAATACTGAGCAGATTTTGTATAAATCCTGTACATGTCTTCGCTTTTACCTTAAGCTCAAGATCTCACATTTCCTTTTTTTGGTCATTTAAACTGTATAGTTTCTTATAGCATGGATTTAATTCTGTTTACTTGTAGGGTATATACTTCTGGACAACCATGATATTCAGGACATTCAATTGCAATGCTTGAGAACACATATTGCTTTTGTTTCACAGGACACTGTAAGTctggtgcatgcatcatgtccccCTCTATTGCTGTCTCCTCAAATGCTGTTATCTTCCCAGATTAGATCCTTTGTAAATGCAGACACGTGCAAATAGAATGCAAgtcatattttaaagattttataGTTTGTTTTCTATTGTGAAACAGTATTGTCCTGCGGTTAGATCATTGTATCGTGTGAATAGCAGAGATAGAAAGCAAGTAATATTTTGGTGTCAACCGATGGATAAATCTATTATACTAAGTCGTTTGagttcttgatcagaaattgtGCCTTCAAGTATGGAACTCTTAGTATTTCATTTTGGCGATTGTTCTGCAGCTCACACTCTCAGTGCTTGAAATGATATTTTGTAAATCTTTCATACGCACTTCTAATGAAAAAGTAGTCCAGTAGTGCTGAATCATCGAGACAAGATACAATCCTAAGTATCTTTGAGTTTTGCATGTAGAGTTATGTATGTCCATCATTATCATCGTGTTCCTGCATTATTCATTTCTTGTTTATTTCATAGATGCTATTTTCTGGGACAATTGCTGAAAACATTGCTTATAGAGACCCTGTGGGAGATATTAACATGAATAGGGTTGAGTATGCTGCTAAGATTGCCAATGCTGAGGAGTTCATTAAGATGTTGCCAGAAGGATACCATTCAAATGTGGGACAGAGAGGTTCTAGTTTGAGCGGTGGACAGAAGCAAAGGTAAAATGCTCCCTTTCCAGTTTTCATACTACCTTGTATCACAAGCTAAACAAGTGAAACATGTTGATCACACACCATCTAGTATCCTCTTTATACCAGAACAGATCCATTTAATGTGTGCAGTGTGTTTCTATCCGCAGGTTATCTATTGCCAGGGCAATCTATCAGAATTCTTCCATATTGATAATGGATGAAGCAACTTCTGCTTTGGATATCAGATCTGAGCTGCTACTGAAAGAAGCACTTAGTAATCTAATCACAAAACACTCGGTCACTGTAAGTTTTTGTATATGTAGTCTGACCATTCCTGCATTGGCATGCTTTCCACTATCAATATATTGCTGTGATTTGAATACAGGTTATCATCATTGCTCATCGACAGGAGATGGTCCTAATGGCTGACAGGATTATTTCACTAGAGCGTGGTGAATTGCGAGAGATGTCAAAATCGGCATTTTTGTCTCAAGATGATCGCTTCAGCTCACCAAAGATCAGGAGTCCAAATTAGGGTGAGACTTGGCATGGGTAATGGTAGGTTCTCTCGTGAAGATATGTGCATATCTTTCACCATCAAAGAAAAGGATGGATAGAAGAATCACATCTCTTGCCTGAGCCCTGCTCATAGCTTTGGCTTCTTGGAACCTTGTTTCATCCCAACAAATCTGTCAACATTATCGAAGGTCGTCTGCTGGAGAGAATGGCCGGCTGGCTGCCTCAACAGCATTGCCTCCTACCTGCTGCAAGATCCTCAACAAAAGGGAACAAATCAAGCTATAGGGTTTTAACAATTTTTCCACGGCCTGTTTGGTTTACGGCCTCATGCGATCCTCGCCCCAAGCAACTGAAATCGGACGTCTGATCACATGCCTGGGCGGCAGCTCCACCCAGGagagaaccaaacaggcccgAATACGTTTTCTCCTTCCCCCTTTGTATACATGCACGACGAAGCAGTTGAGCTGTATATATGCCTTCAGGCTTCCTGCCGAAATAAATGTATTCGCTTTAGGGAAAAAAATCATATTTTATGCTGCCACTTGTCCACTTGTAAGAAATCCAGATTGGTGCTTTCAGAATCATCAGGTGGCAAACGCGCAATTGAGGTAGCGACAGAAACAATTTAAGAAAAGTAATATTGTTTGAGAAAATAAAAACATTATTGCAACACCAATCGCTGAAAACGATATCAAATGCGTTCGAAGTACAAATCTACAAAACTATAGCGCATGAGTATTTGAAACATCACTCGAGAATAGTGCTGCCAGCTCATATGGCATTGTACAGCTGTCTCGTTAAGGCAGGCTTTAAAACCCATATAGCTGTTCGGTAAAAAAATGGCGAGCAGCATCCATCAAACACACAGCATAGGCCGCCGGTAACAAGCAAAGCACTATAACATCACTCTTTGACTCATGACAGTACTTCTGGGTTGCATGGGTGGTCATCACCCGTAAAACATCACAGTTCAACAATCGAGAGAGGTGACATTGGTACTCAAATGCTATGCTCAGCCACTTTACTTCTAACCTCATCAAGGAATGAGCTGAAACCTGTGGAGCTAGGTAACAGGGAGCCATCCAAGGTCTGATCCTCAACAAGGTATTTCTCGAATTCTGTAGTGTCATCATGTGCTCCTTGAATGAAAACCAGTTTGGGTGTTATATTCCTTTCTTGTTTTAGTCTATCGACTGTTGATCTCAGTAGACCTGCCAATGTCATTTCAATGTTAGGACAGGAGAGGAGGCACACACTGATAGGATAATGACTTAGTGAGAGTGCATGATGAATGAAAGAAAAAGATTATTCTCACAGTCACGTGGAGGAGGAAAAGGGATTTCGCTACTAGCTGTAGGTGAGTAATACACCAGAAGGTCTTTGTATGCATCAAGAAGAAATATCGGCCTCTCACTGGTGAACACAGTCCGGCTTAGTGATTGATGTACTTCTGCTTCTACATCGGGGGAGGAGTATGAAATCAATGTAGGCCAAATAGCCTGCCGAAGCGAAGCTGGCTCCAGTGCACTGCCCATAAAATAGATGTAAACAATATTGATCTAATGTCGATTGAAATCGAGTTTAGATGTTCCCATACTAACCACCACAAATTGAACTACCAAAAGTAAGATGAGATGGGAAAAATATCAGAAAACCAACACTTAAATTTGAATTAACTAGTCAGATTAGGAGATCAGTAATATGATCCACATAAATTCTAATGTATTTACACTTTGGTTCAACTACCACCCACGATATAATACAAGTTTCATGCCTGTGGTTGCATCATATTCAAGCTTACATGCATCACCCTTATAATGTGCCTCCACATTTACTACTGTGTTTGATATTCCGTACAACAGTCATCAAATTGAAATATGTAAAACCATACTTCCATAGCTCGATAATAAGAAAATAAAACAAGAAATctcaatatttttaaaaaaaatgcagcCCACAGGTGGGATCAGATCAAAAAATACATAAATTTGTATTTTTCCCTAGTGCTAAGTTTATAACAAGCTAACGGTATGCCAGAGTTACTATTAAGGCACACAAATAGTACCTCGGTACTTCAGCATGAGATTAGTCAGGTTAAGACGGATTAGTTAGGATGTCCTATTGTTTGTTAGGCTCTCATCTTATCTAGAGTTTTCTAGTCAAGTTGTTACAGACTTACAGTTACAGTCAGGTAGTGAAGGTTTGTATATGGCCCCTTGCCAGCCCTTTGGAATCAATAAAGTGATAAAGAATCAATTTAAGACTTTCCAATTTATAGTTGAATGCCTCCCCTAGTAGTTGACTACACCTGGCTATCCTCTCGGAAGTGTTTACACCTAATGAACTAGGGTTCATTACAGAAGAAGAGACATTACCTCAAGAGGCATTGCAAATATGTCACATAATCTGGATGAATGCCTTCACTGCTGACTTGAAGCAGGGGGCTTAATAGAATAGCAAACACAAACCGTGACAGAGGCTGCAGTTGTGAGCAGTGCGAGAAATTAACATCAATATTATACATCTCAGTACCACCTCCAGATGTGACGTTCTTGTATGCTTTGTTGTACTGAGCAATGACAACTGCCAACCAATCTTGGAGCCACAGCCTTGTTTCCAGCTCATCACTTAACGAAGCCAAAATAACCTGAAAATGGAACTCTGTTTAAATCTGAAATTGAATGACCTTCTATGAAACAGATAGGCATGGCAATCATAAACACATTTCTCTTTTTTGTTTTGTACTTTGGTCAGCAAGCTGGAATTTGTATTGGCAAGAGCATATATATGTTCATAATGCAAAGTGAAATCAGGCAGTCACATACAATATGTCCCCATAGGGTTGTGCATTGGTAAATGAGATGTTGAGTTTAAACCATGATAGAATTTCTTATCCTAAATTATGGTTACACTATTTAGTCTTTACCATGACAGTCCAACACTGATGAAATTCAGATCTCTTATTGCATATTAACACAATCGGACAACGCATTTCCAAATAGGGGAATTCAACATTTGCTGGACTGAAGAAATTCACTGCACCACTTGGTTACCGACTGTAATTGTAGCAAAGTGGTAGTAAAGGGACACAGTTACTGCTTTGACAATAACCAAAATCATGTGCTTACAACAAACAATGAATCAGACTTGTGCTCGATCAACAAAATATTGATAAAGATTCTACCTGGTGTACTAGTATTGTCAAAACAACATCTGGATCAACAAAATCGTAAAGGTCCCAGATATTAGCAGTTGTGTTGTACTGTATAGTCCGCACTCTTAGCctcctttccaacaagtatttaGATCTGGCAAAGGTACATTACGTCACAAAATATACCATCACCCTATATTTGTGTATAGAAATTTCTGCTAGAATATCAAATCTCAAGCTACCAATCAGAAAATGCTTaacaagcaagttgcaaactaAACATTACAGAAGCACACAAAGTTTACTTTGTTTATATTGTCTAAACTGAAAGATGGACATCTAGCATATAAgaaacatactccctccgtcccgaaATACAAGTCATTCTAGGATTCAAAAATTGTCTCACAATACTTAACGTTATAGCTCTGTGGATGTGTCTGATCCTACTCAACCTATCATCGAAACGTCAGTTCCTGTCATCCACTCGCCAGAACATGAATTAAAAAGCAAAAAAAGATGTACCGATGCCCTCTAAATCATGGAGAGatgaataaaaaaatatttcccaGCCGGGGTGCTGCTCACAGACTCCACGCTGCTGGATGTGACTGTCAGCTGCAAGATTCTTGTATAGGGGTGGCAATGTCTTTTTGCTTCGGCATTGATCTCTGTGACAATTCCTAGAACGTCATCTAATTGGAGACAGAGGGAGTGCAGCAGGGTGACAATTaagattgagatttgagaagaTTTCAGAATAGTAATATTAACACTAAAATGACTAAAACCAAATGATACATATAGAGATTGCACAGAAATGTGAGCACACTACTTGAACACTGGACTTGGAAACAGTAACGCGCTACTTGAATGACTAATCACAGactgtaaataaataaatgtaccTGCTCCCAGAATTTGGAAAATCTGATGTATCACCATTGTGCACAAGAACTGTGTACTTAAATGCAATTTGAATAATAGGAGGGCTTGACTTCCTGCAGGCACAAAAAAAATTGGCGTCATAAGAATTTAGAAGATAAACTGTGCATTTTTACAGAACAGTTCAAACTATTTAGCCGAAGATTTGCAGTTATCTTGTGTGACTGATGTAATGGGCTCGTAGCCATACGGTTGCACAGCAGGTTGTTTACTTTTTGCTTATTAGCTGTTCAAATTTGTTTCTTATGCAATTAATAGTAATTGCAATTAACCATTGCAACATGTTTCTTAGACAAGTTCGTTTCATTTTTGTAAGACACTAAGACGTATATGCATAGCATACTACTTAGGCCCTCATAGGAAATATCCAGTTATGCTGTCTTTCACCATTGTACAAACTCCTTTTAGATCCCAAATGTCAGGATAATGTTGGAACATCAATTAAAAGGTTATCATGTTCTCATTTCCACTAATTAATACTGGAATTCTCTATTTGCCTTAGATAAATTATAGGCTTCTTGTCCTTTGATTAGTGGTGAAACATTCCATACAAAAGAAAGACAAAAAAAACTATGAAAGAAATTATGAGTATAATATGTGGGACATATGGAGAAGGGTGTGACATGTCAATGTATTCCAAAATTTCTTATTAATTTGATCATTATGGTGACAGCAAATCGGCTTCCACTTTACCATCTTGGCCAGGCACAATTAAACATGTTATTTTGGTCTAAACTCAACTCACTGATAGCCTCAACAGAGGCTTGACATATGAAATCAATTAAGACTTCAATAAAGAAGGCTTATACCCACTAGCAGTCCTAGCCTTCTAGGTCATTCCAGCTAGTAGGGGAAAATCTGATTTTCTGATACAACAACCTAAAAACAATTTCACACAAATAATTACTAGTAATGACCAAGGATGCAGAATAATATAAGTTTCTATATGTCAAAGCACAGAAGGGAAATCCCATATTACTTATGGTTGGGAAAAAATGAGGGTTAATATTAagttgcatgcaccgaccagttcaacccaaaagcttaagctgatggggagaggtgagcaattcacttatattccaacactTCCCCTCCCGTGGAGGCTCCCTCAGGCCTCAAACGTGGAATAAGAGCGAGcagcaattattttatttaattgtgCTAACCAGGATTCAAACTCGAGACCTCTGACATTGATACCATATTAAGTTGCATGCACCGACtagttcaacccaaaagcttaagctgatggggagaggtgagcaattcacttatattccaacagTTAATTTATGGAAAGCATATATTATGGGAAAGCCTGGAAATAGAATGTTTGTTACCTAGAAAATTGTGAATCCTTTTCAAACTCAAAGTCGTAACTGTATGTAGTAAAAGAGTCACAACAATTTATGTGTTGAACATGCATGTACTGAGGATCTGGAAAGAAATGGCCATACTGTTGaacataaaagaaaataaacatgTCAGACACAACATATGAAGAAGCTGATGTAAGTAATGCACATATCCCTGAGAGTACTTACAGAATCAGCAATCTTGAACTGTGACGATGTTCTCAATCGCATTACGCATCCAAAAGCATAGGGACGACTCAACATCTTGTATCTGAACAAAAGGCAGATATAAAAAATGAGAGTACTGCACTGCTGCTTTGTAGCTACTTACTCCTTTTAATGATATGGCAGATCATTTGTTCTTTATCTtgtttcaaaatccaaggaccTAGAAGAATCAAGAATTCCCTATCCATGATAGCATCAAGTTATTAATGCCATCTTATTTATGGGTGTGGATTTGCCAGCCTTTACTTTCTATCACCTTTGGTTTcgccattccataatcaaaagTGTTATGGGACCTTATATGCTACTACAAGTATATAAAATCAGTGCACATAAAGAATATGCAGAATGCATTCGTGCTTTATACATTTTGGATCTATCTTATAGCATGGACATCAAGGCAGCACACAACCAAGAACTAACATTAATTTTCATCGTGCTGTTTGGGTTTGAGCAATTTAACATAATCCAGTACTAAAACATTGACAACATAATAAAAATTTGATAATCTATTATGAGGGACAGCTCTCCACTATTGGTATAAAGAAGAATAGCCTAAGCATTTACCCAATAAATCTGGTAGAGGAAACAATAAATGTTTTTAAGTCATGATCTAACTGCTGAATACATAGAGAAACATAAAGATGGTGACTAAACTTACATATCTTGTGGAAGTGTTGATTCATCTGTACTTGAATACAGAAACAGTGATCCACCGCTCTCAACACTCAGAACTTTCAGGGAAGTAAGATCAGTGTATTCATTTGTAATTGCAAAAAGGTCCACGCACACACCTGCTTGAACAGCACTAGTAGCCTGTGATATGCCAATCAGATATATTCTAAAATATTCTCATAATATATTGACTAATCTTTGTGCAAAATTACCAGATTTTTGTAGAACCTTGTCTGCTCCTGCAGCAATATATGATCAGCACCCCTTGCTTTACCAGCATTTTGGTCCTCACTTATATCCAGCTGCCCAGCCCCATAATTGGGTGGACCAGATAAAAATGCAAATATCCTAgctgttttttaaaaaagaaaaatggaaaatgaTCAGGACAAGTTATAGTGGCAGACGAGGTCAAGTACCAGAGACCCAGTCCTGAAACAAAATAACAAACATTAGtgtggtaaaaggctcaaggcaTTAACATACCAAGCTCGAACGCATTTCCATATTCCGAACTTAGATAGTTGATAAGAACATCCAACGCTACACCAAAACCACGTACATGATGCAATACATGATCCTGTCCTTCGTGCGCATTTGCAGCTACTTCCCAGGAAGACATCGGTTTAATTGTTTCAAGTGCTTCAGTAATGCGATCTTTGCAACTATCAATCTGTGAAGATGTAACTTGATATTAGCGCATACAGTACAAGTTAGATGAATATTCTGGGACCAAAAGCCAGAGCCAAATACAAATAAGGAGAAAACTGTAATTAAGAGCACAATTTACATACAGGTGCCAAAAATGAGCAAAGGGGCATGATATCTTCAAGGTCAACTTGTAAGGCACCATCAGAATCCGGAGGGATAAACACATTCTTCACAATAGGTATTGGGCCTTGGACATCATATAATCCTATTTTGCTGCTAAATGTCAAAAGCCCAAATAGTGATCCTGGAGAAAGAGCTGCATGGAATCAAAATATTAGTTTATATAGAGCTTTATAAAAACTCCAAGTATTATGCTTCAAAAAAAGATTAGCTCCAAGGACTTAAGCTCACCTTCAAGAGCTGCTTGAAGAGCACTTTTGACTAGCTCCAAGAACTCCTCTGAAGCTAAAGTGCAATATGAAGAAACAAACATCAGAAACAGGTGAATTTCACCCAAAAAAAAAGGAGGAGAGATAAATTACAAAAGGTATAGATAAACACTCAAAGAATGTACTATTGAATT
Protein-coding sequences here:
- the LOC8155471 gene encoding protein transport protein Sec24B isoform X2, whose amino-acid sequence is MAVRASLACFPSDPALHEACGIPWGVAVTPFSATDERGSTPATGAEGHLLPRCQSCFAYFSLLCPLDRWSWNCAVCGAENDLPADAAARYARDGGHDPPEMRSAFVDLLLPPREEGEAAAAAAPTPVYVAAIDLSSSEEFLELVKSALQAALEALSPGSLFGLLTFSSKIGLYDVQGPIPIVKNVFIPPDSDGALQVDLEDIMPLCSFLAPIDSCKDRITEALETIKPMSSWEVAANAHEGQDHVLHHVRGFGVALDVLINYLSSEYGNAFELARIFAFLSGPPNYGAGQLDISEDQNAGKARGADHILLQEQTRFYKNLATSAVQAGVCVDLFAITNEYTDLTSLKVLSVESGGSLFLYSSTDESTLPQDIYKMLSRPYAFGCVMRLRTSSQFKIADSYGHFFPDPQYMHVQHINCCDSFTTYSYDFEFEKDSQFSRKSSPPIIQIAFKYTVLVHNGDTSDFPNSGSRSKYLLERRLRVRTIQYNTTANIWDLYDFVDPDVVLTILVHQVILASLSDELETRLWLQDWLAVVIAQYNKAYKNVTSGGGTEMYNIDVNFSHCSQLQPLSRFVFAILLSPLLQVSSEGIHPDYVTYLQCLLSALEPASLRQAIWPTLISYSSPDVEAEVHQSLSRTVFTSERPIFLLDAYKDLLVYYSPTASSEIPFPPPRDCLLRSTVDRLKQERNITPKLVFIQGAHDDTTEFEKYLVEDQTLDGSLLPSSTGFSSFLDEVRSKVAEHSI
- the LOC8155471 gene encoding protein transport protein Sec24B isoform X1 gives rise to the protein MAVRASLACFPSDPALHEACGIPWGVAVTPFSATDERGSTPATGAEGHLLPRCQSCFAYFSLLCPLDRWSWNCAVCGAENDLPADAAARYARDGGHDPPEMRSAFVDLLLPPSTREEGEAAAAAAPTPVYVAAIDLSSSEEFLELVKSALQAALEALSPGSLFGLLTFSSKIGLYDVQGPIPIVKNVFIPPDSDGALQVDLEDIMPLCSFLAPIDSCKDRITEALETIKPMSSWEVAANAHEGQDHVLHHVRGFGVALDVLINYLSSEYGNAFELARIFAFLSGPPNYGAGQLDISEDQNAGKARGADHILLQEQTRFYKNLATSAVQAGVCVDLFAITNEYTDLTSLKVLSVESGGSLFLYSSTDESTLPQDIYKMLSRPYAFGCVMRLRTSSQFKIADSYGHFFPDPQYMHVQHINCCDSFTTYSYDFEFEKDSQFSRKSSPPIIQIAFKYTVLVHNGDTSDFPNSGSRSKYLLERRLRVRTIQYNTTANIWDLYDFVDPDVVLTILVHQVILASLSDELETRLWLQDWLAVVIAQYNKAYKNVTSGGGTEMYNIDVNFSHCSQLQPLSRFVFAILLSPLLQVSSEGIHPDYVTYLQCLLSALEPASLRQAIWPTLISYSSPDVEAEVHQSLSRTVFTSERPIFLLDAYKDLLVYYSPTASSEIPFPPPRDCLLRSTVDRLKQERNITPKLVFIQGAHDDTTEFEKYLVEDQTLDGSLLPSSTGFSSFLDEVRSKVAEHSI